The sequence GTCAAGGTTAAGAGAAAGTACTTTTTTATTGCACTGCACTGCATGGCAAATAGAAATAACATCCATCATTAGATAACTGAGAGAGGAAAGTGACTAGGAAAAGCAAGTGTCTTGatcagaatatatttaaaattgtcATTTCACTTTAGGCTGCCTTAGCCTCTGTGACATCTGTGTCATCTTCTCACTCCCCCAGCTCATCGTTCAGATGGCTCTGCCACCTCCGGATCCACAGTTTGTTCTCAGAGGTACCAGTGCTGCAGTCCATACTCTGCATTTCTCCTGTGGAGGCCAGGAGCCCGATGTCCCCATTCTTTTCTCTGGGTAAGTAAACCAGGATTTCTGGCCAGGCTGAACATCATATggatgtttctgtttaaaacacaatttatcTAAATAATACATTGTATCtggagaaaacaacaaaatgccTGGTTTGTGACTAAGGAGTGTATTACCTTTGTACATACAGCTTCAGCTTTGGAACAAAAGTATCAGACTGTCTTATCAGACAGTGGCCTCACTGAAAGCATCTGTTCTTACTGCCAGGTCTGAGAATGGGTTTATCCATGTCTGGaacctgaaaacacacagagtGGACACAGCATTGGATGGCCATGGAAGAAAATCTGTCTACTGCGTGGAGACAATGGGTGATAAAACCAGGCTCCTCAGGTTAGCAGAGTAAAGCAGGCAAAACCTGGTGAAACTGTTCTTGTCTCTGTGGTGTATGtgattgaagaggaaaaaaaaaaaagaggggaaaaaaggagtcTCTTATTTCTGGAGTCAGTGGAAGTCTCTCCAGTGCTTAAGGAAATGTACAGAAGtacaaaaatacagagaaaactgtagaagaaaaagtgaaaaaaatgatACGATGAATTTATTTATGATGTATATGTGATGACATCATGACAATTGGGGTCCATAGTGGCTTTATTACTGCACTGAGACCAGGTGAGATCTGTGGGTAAAGGAAATACAATTGGATTTGAAGTTGACAGGTGCTTCACAACTGGTTCTCAGGGAAGATCAAAATTTGTATACAGAGGTTATAAAtagaggggagagggagaaaaggtaAGGAAGAGAAGAATCAGAGATGGAGAATGGAAGACTGAAAATGAGCAAGAATGCTGAGTTGTACACATTTGCTTTGTTGCAAAATATCTTCTGTTCCTGTTTagcaagggaaagggaagatttGTGTACTTTGGATTAGACAGGTGATCTAGAGTAGATGCCAAAGTGTCTGTATGACTAGGAGGTGTTCTGACATGTTTATCTGGAGACGACATCTCTTATAATATACAGTGGAACTCATTAGCATTTATATTTGTTATCTGCTTAAGTACAATTATCAACACTCTCCCCCATAAAATCATACTGAATGAGCATTGTTTGTATAATTATAGAGTTTTTCCATGCCtctatttttgctgtatttataaCAGTTCACATAGCAGTGCAATTTTAGGACAGCAGTTACCTGTACTTTTTCTGTTCTAAGCTAAATCACAACAATTCCTTGCAGTACCCCATTATTTGTATGCCCAGTGCTTTAAATATTTGGACAGTCTGTCACTCAGCTGAACAGCAGGTGGGAGTTCCTGTATTGGTGTTGAAGAAGTCCCAACAGTCTGTAGATTTGCATCTACCTCTGTTTTGGTTTCATACTTCCACAAGGTGATACTGctaattaaaacaagaaatggATAAGGGATTTTTCATGACTCCTTCTCCCAGGCGATAACATAAGGACATGTATCCTGTGCTACTGTAGGTCGTGGGTTGGACGCTTTGTTCCAGGGCCAGTGGGATCATGTAAATCTGTAGCAATTAATGCTGTGCGCTTTATCTGGTTTTACTGTCTGGGAGCAACACGCAGACTTTTCGGTGGGACGGAGAGGTATGCAGAGGAGTCTGTGAACTGCTGTGGTGCGTCAGTGATGCAGATGCTGGTTCTCTGGTTTTGGATATTTTAACCATGGTGTTTCATTGTTTAATTCCTGCTACTCACTGCACCACCAGTCCCTCTCCTGTTGTGcctacacacacacagttgTAAGTCTTCTGTGCCCTCCCTGTGGCTGTGGGAAGTTGACCATTGTGTAACTGTAGCTTTTTATTTAGCTTTGATGCAGTCTTTGTTGTCTTGCTATTTGTCTTTCAGCTGTCAACATACCTGACATTTCTACTTCATTGATAGGGTGAAAGTGTTGAATGTGTTACTCTCCGGATACTTTTGTTTCCTGTTAGATTAGCTCTAATAAATGGtgaaatgtaagtatttttatgATGAATATGCTCAAATATTCATGAGACTTCAGAAATACGTATACACATATAAATAGCATAACTGTGTTTGATCAGATCCCTCTTCACAAGGAAACATGGCTATCTGTGACTGCAGGGTACCTGACTGCCCCTCGGGACCTTCCTCCTCCCAGGAACTTTTGAACCTACTGGCCAGTTGTGCAGTCAGCAGAAGGGTGGTTGTCTCAGAGATTCCCAGTTCCCACACGTTTCATGAAAGACCCTGTCAATACCCCACAGGAGCTGTACAAATCTCACTCCTTTGCTGCGTGTTAAAGACCCTACGTTGAGATACTAACCTGCAGGAGCCAGGCTTTCtcagacctgctgctcatgaATAACTTGTTTTACTGTAACAGTCAGGGTCGTGACCAGAGGATCTGCTTGTGGGATTTGGCAGAGGGACGGACTGCAGTGACGGATTCTGTCTTTACGGAGAATGTGGGATTCTGCAGATGCTCTCTGTTAACAGTGGCACAGGGACGCTGGCTAATGGCCATGGCAGCCAAAGCCCTGGAGGAGGTAGgaagtgtctttttttctggtgcttGGGagattgcttttgtttttgaaaggagATAGTTCAGAAGGGGAAACATCACTACTCTCAAATTCGCTGCTCAAGAGAGGGCAGCGTGAGGAGCCTTTGCAGGTCCTAATCACTAATTTTACCTGCCAGGAAGATGACTGAATTCTATAACTCAAGTTCTGATAACAAGTATACCACCCCAAGATTGTCTAACATATAAGtatttgcagctgctgctgatcTTTCATGTGCAGGAgtttttaaaactcttctgGTGCTGCTCAATACTGTTGAAGGGGAACAAGAGTCCTTTCGGGAAACTAATGGTCAGAGAGTCTGTCATCAGGTGGAGGTACTCATCCTCCATCTGAAGCTGAAAGTCATGTTTGGTGAGAGGGGAGGTGCAGGTGATTTGTAATGCAATACGTGGTCTTCCACCCCAGGCTAATTCTTTAACTGGTACTTTGGCTGGAAATAGTTGAATCACTATTAGCAGCCAGAGGTTTGCTCAGTGTGAGATAATTGTAGGGTCCATTTCAGTTCCTACTGGGTAAGTCCACATCCAATACACATAATCACTGACTGACAGCTTTGTTGGcaatttcctcttctgctttggagaaattgtatttttgttttctttgaaggaCTATTTGAGGACATCAGACAAAAAGTAAGTATTTCAAATACTTGACATCAAAATaccaaaaatatgaaaaaataaaaaagtggcataaatataaaaagaaatattgttgCTAATTGCAAGGtcagctgcttttctggacTATGGGATATGTATCTTGAAACTGAAAGTTGCATATTTTATAGACGAAGTAATAAGTGGGAATGGTGCCTGTATTGCAAGAAAATGTGAACTTTTTATTATTCAGAAGTTAAGCACATATTTAAGTACTTCTCTGGCTAACAGCCAGTATGTTCAGCCTTTTACAGAACTGAGTAAGCCTGTAGACACAACCACAGTACCAGTAAATACAACCATTCTCATACCTTGTTCTGATCAAACAAAGGCCTCTCTCCATTTTACAGCAGTGCTCAGTAATacttaagttaaaaaaaacctgacaagTGCGTTCTTGCGTCAGGTAGAGAAGAGTTTTTGTGAAAGGCAAAGGgtacaaacacacatacacattctGGTAATGAACAACTGAATAACCACCTGATCCAAAGAGAAGGTGTTTACCCCAAAGTCTCTTACAACTcatctctgttttattttcatttctgtccttGGGCCCTGCAAACTGATAATGATTTGCTGTCTCCTGAGGTAAGAGTTCCACTCTGTGTATGAACCTTTACATTAGAACTGTGTCAGGTTTCAATAAATTCACATAAGCTCCTATAATATATAGTGCTTCCAAATAGGCAGCACTGTGTGAGACACAGTACATTTGCAGCTTATGATTAAAATTAAGACTTAATAAGTGTTTATGCTTGGCTGGTGCccaaaaaaagagtaattttgtCTTAAAGCAGGTTCAGTCCATAAATAATGAGATCTGAACAGGCATTTATTTGTTCATGATTGCATTTAAATCACCAATTATGAGTTACATGCACTTTTCTTGCCAATTTGCCAGAAACATGTTAAAAGCTTTATTAATGTGAAAAAGGGTGTGTTTCCTTGTGGCCAGTTTTAGCCACCCAGGAACACTATTAACCTCAGGCAAAGGCAAATCTTTCTCCTATTAAGCACAACCAATATAAACACAGAACTTCAAGTTTTAGGTTACAGTTgtcaaaatatatgaaatagTATTTATTTCTAAGGCTCAGTTGCCTCTAATGCAGTCTCTGGAACTGTCAATCTAACACAGGCAGCTCATGCCTGCTGGccttctgcagaaagcttttctcatctttgtgcttttctttgtcctttgcAAGCCCAGCTGAAGCCCTTGTACCAGTTTGTCCATTTTTAATCAAGGTAAAGAGAAGgacatgggatttttttcttttaacccaCAGAATTGTGTTTATCACAGCACACTTATCCTTCCTTATTATGTAAAAGTTACAGTTTCAGTGTTGTCTTCGAGGCAATGCCCTCTGGAGAGCCAGTGATGAAAGATGCAAGATGAGAGCAGGTCACCATATTTATAGCCCATTTCCTGCAATAGCTAACTTGGTCATCATGTTGATAGCAAGAAAGTTGCCaagagaaaagcatcttttattAAGAGTGTAGCTCCAAAGAACCAGAATTCTCAGATGATTAAACTTTGGTCTGTTCATATGTTTGGTCTACATCTTTGCTGTAGCCTCCATTCTCAAATCTGGAGGATAGTTTCCTGCCCCATTGCTAAGCGGCTTTAGGAAGTGTATATTGTGTTTGTCAACTTGCACTCCTAGAGTGCAGCTGGCTTTTGGCAGGCTAGCTGACAACCCCTAGAAATAGGAAGATATTCTGGCAAGCTTTGAACTAAAGGTATGGGATTGGAAAGCCATCACAGCTGCCGTGGTCCTGACTGATGGCTCCCAGAGGAGCCGTATTTGTCTAATACCTCATCTCAGATGCTTAAGGAAATTCGCGTGACTGGGGCTGTCCAACAGCACTGTTGGGCTTTTGCACATTCTGAAATAGCCCAGAATGGCTGGTGGTGCTGGATTTATCAAATGTTCTAAGTCCTTTAATTTTACGAGATAATGCAGACCATTGTTTatttaactaaaataaaagaTCACCTTAGTGATTAAGTATGCATGTGAGAAACGGCAATGCTCCTGGCAGCAAGCTTTTGATACCTAAGAACTTCTATTTCTCCATAGTTCCAGGCTGGAGGATCAGCCCAGAGTGAGACACTGCCGTGTCAATCAAGAGACTCAAAACCTTCCCGTGCCAAATTGCAAAGGCAGACTCCCCTGATCTTGCCTGCCATCATCCTGGGGTGGAAATGAGCTACTTCCTTGGCAGAGGAAAGACTTGCCcaatgctaaaaaaagaaaaaagatgatcCATAATTCATTACCATCAGTGCAAGTAACAGTGGAAGCTGCTGCGTAGACAGAGAGCAAGTGCTTAACACAACATTGTCTGACTCTCTTCAAAGCAGGGTCAGACAGATATGTATGtgccatccctgctccagcctgcatTAGCAGGTAATTTTGGTTTACATTTGTTAGTGTAGTCAGCcagtaaataaaaaagccaCCTCTGATATATACATAGTGCCTGTATTTCCATGCAAGCTGTGTGTTACCATGACAGACCAGAGGAGACAATGCAAGTGTCCACAAGCAAACGTAACAAAAAATTAGCCACGGAGATGGAAAAAGGGGCAAGGGAGAGGAATCGGGGAAGTGTTTTCAGATGAAGCAGTCTGCAGTATCATCTACTATATGCACAATATCATCTACTGTACAGAAAGAACACTAACACAGATTAACTAGGAGAGTGGAAGAAGAGGATGTGTTCATTCCAGCAGTTTTGTCTGGTCTTTCCTAAAACAATGCATGTATTTAGATAGCTGTAGATTCCCCTACAGCTCCAACTTAACATGCATTCCTGTTTTCTCCAGACAGTTTTTACTGGAAGAGCTTATACTAACCTTAATCACCTTAAAAGACTTGTGTTTTTAACAGCAGAATTTTGACCTGGAGCTGGACCAAATACTCTTGTTTTCCTGATGTCAGGTTCAGGTTTTGGAGCTGCCATCCAAGACGTCAGTCTGTACCTTGAAGCCAGAGGCGGGTGCCAAGCTGGGCATGCCCATGTGTCTGAAGTTATGGCAGGTAAGGCAAGAGCGCCTGCTAATTGTGAAATGTTTTCCCTGTGATTCATTTTATATGAAGCACATGAATCTTTCCTCACTTGGATTTTGATTTATTATCAAACCAATCAAGTAATTATACTATTAAAGGGGGGAAAGATTTGTGAACATCCTTAATGTAACTTTCAGAGCTTTCCAAGCTTTAATGGAAGATTTGCAAATGCTCAGGAAAAGCTTTGTATCCTTAGGATAGATACGGTTTTTGCATCAATCAAGAGGAAAATGAGTGACTTACCAAAGCCAGTTGTTTGATATGGTTTCTCACTGCATTAAGAACGATGAGAAATGATTGGGTTACTTAAAACCAGCAATTTTAATGGCAGGTTACATTCACTTCAATGCCCTCAGGACAAGGAAGCACTCTATGAACATTTCTATTCCAGGCATacaatagaaacaaaatatttacgGTGGGTTTAACTTTGGacaaaaaggtaaataaaagcaaatttaggtaaataaaataaataaaaggtaaaaaaaaggcaaaaaaaaaaaaaggtaaataaaattagggggaaaaaaacccaaccctaaaCATACTTGCAGAGAATCAGCCCATCATGTTTATGGGGTGCCCACAATGAAAGCCACGTAATACAAAAAGGTGGCAGtagagggaggaaggagcttAGGTGATTGGCTCTAAATCTCAGGGGAATTAGTGGCAAAGCTGATTCCCAGTATAATCAGTTGGCTGATTCCCAACCACATACTGTTACAGGTCTGCAGTGCCATCCAAGCCTATGTCAGGTATGTTATTCCTGCAGGTTCATCTGAACATTTGTATTGGTTTCAGTTGAAAAAGTTATCAATCAGTTGTGAATTTGAGGCCTTAGCGTCTTCACACAAGGTCCTGGAGTGACTGAAGTCTAGAGGAATTCAGACAAAACTAAGAGAGGCCACAGTGTAATTAAAAactaggggggaaaaaaaaaattaaatagactGATTAGGCTTTTATTAAACAGAAAGTTGCTCCTAAAAATGCAATCAGTGTTCAGTGCTCAATGAAATGAATGGGGCTTTCTGTCTCCTGGacattttttaataagatgAAGATAACTGAGGAAATGATCAGTGTTGAAAATTTTGTTGCCTGTATAAAAAGTCCTCTGTCTTGCCATGTTTTCTACATGCACTAATACTGCTATTCCTCTAGGAAGCAGAGCAGGTGCAGAGTCTTAATTTTATGtaggttttaattttgttggCAGTGGGGATAAAGCAGAGGACTGGGAAGAGGTAAATTATTCCATGCAAATTCTGGCTTGGGGAAGTCACCACAACTTCCTAGACTGCAGCAGGCCAGGGTAGATAATCCCTCACAGCCTCACAGCTGGGCATGCTCTTTTACAAATGTGTGCAACTCGGTTTAAAAGTGTGGGGGAGGAGAATAGTCTTAAGGGCAAATAATTGTTTGTGGTGTACCAGAGTGATGCTCTGCATTCTGTTCTGTGGTTTCACTGGAAGTGGCACACTGAGTAACCCTGTAACCATAAAAGCAGAGGAACACGAGCTAACCCAGCTGAAGCCCTTCCTGAATAGAGGCCATCCAGGATTCCTTTGTGCATTACTATATTGGGCAACATAGACATACCCGGGACATGAGCACTCCCCAACCCATTGCCTATGGGCAGCATGTTGCCTAAGAGATTATTTGATGTTGCTTATGGCATAGTAAATTAACAAGTTGAAACAGAAGCTGACATGGAGAGAGCCACATAATGGTCTGAAG comes from Strigops habroptila isolate Jane chromosome 11, bStrHab1.2.pri, whole genome shotgun sequence and encodes:
- the GNB1L gene encoding guanine nucleotide-binding protein subunit beta-like protein 1 isoform X2, translating into MALPPPDPQFVLRGTSAAVHTLHFSCGGQEPDVPILFSGSENGFIHVWNLKTHRVDTALDGHGRKSVYCVETMGDKTRLLSQGRDQRICLWDLAEGRTAVTDSVFTENVGFCRCSLLTVAQGRWLMAMAAKALEEVQVLELPSKTSVCTLKPEAGAKLGMPMCLKLWQLSSGSQPLLLAGYEDGSVVLWNLSMGKPLSQLACHQEPVMSLDFDSEKTKGISGSSEKVLSIWSLNEQQNLQVYKTHNLVNAGISDITIRPDKKIVATAGWDHRIRIFGWKKLKPLAVLDYHTATVHCVSFSNHKNPRERLLAAGSKDHRISIWSIYTQT